AAGGGGAGGCTTCTATAATCAATAAAAAAATAGTAGAATATAACGATCAGTATTCATTCAATAATAGCATTGGTTTGTTGCCCGTGTTGCAACAGAGCTACTTTGAAGAGGGGGAAGGCTGGACCGGAAAATTCTGGAGTTTAGATACTACCGCAACTTTTAGTATTGAGTTAGAAAACTTTGATAAGAGTGCAAAAGAAGATATTCAAATTGCTTTTCAACTCAATGGGAGGAGTAATCGCAACCACCACGTCATGTATGAAATAAACGGGGTCAGTCAGTCTGATACGCTGTTCTTTGGTCCTTTTTCTCATTTTGAAAAGAAAGTTACATTATCTCCTAGTTCTTTTACAGATAATAAGCTTGTTGTTAAATTCTTTGCTCTAAAAGTTTTTGAACTTGATTGGGTTTCACTTTCTAGAATAGAAATTCAATACCCAGGGTTAGACAAGGATAAAGATTATGAATTCTTCGTATTAAGTAATAGGTCAGTAGTTAAAACCTGTGAAAGCTGTATTTTGATTGAAGATGTTAACTCCGAAAATGCAGTTGAAGTTGGTTCTCAAAATGGTTCTTACAATCTAGAAAAAGGGAAATTCTATAAGTACTTCAAAAATGTATTAGCTCCTGAAAGTATTAAGCTTATGAAATTTAAGGAGCTTGATCGAACAGCAAATTATTTCATTGTTACACATAGTAGTTTATTAAAAAGTGCAAACGAATATGCCGCATATCGATCTAGTGAAAGTGGTGGAGGTTATAGTGTTTCAGTAGTAACTAGTGAGGATTTATATAAGCAATTCTGCTATGGAGAAAGAAATCCAGTTGCCATTAAGAACTATATACAATGGGCTTGCAATGGAGACTTCAAAGGAAAACAGCTATTGCTGTTAGGAAGAGGTGTTAGTTTTCCTGATGTATTGAAGCAATGGAGAGACAGAGATTTAGTTCCTACTGTTGGTTACCCAGGGTCAGATGTATTATTAAGTGCAGGACTGGACTTTGATTATGACTCGGATGTACAAGCAATATCAACAGGAAGGCTCAATGTGACTAAAGATATTGAGGTTCTTAATTATTTAGCAAAGGTTAAAGAAATAGAAAGTGCTCCCATTGCAGCAGATTGGAAAAAGAATTTTGCTCACTTAAGTGGGGGTAAAACAGTTTCCGAAATTTCCGTTTTGAGTCAGACTCTTAAGAATATTTCGCCCTATGCAATCGAAGGTTTACTCGGTGCTGATATAGAAACCTTTGTCAAGAAAAGTACTACCGAGGTAGAGGACATTGATATTGCAAGCCAAGTAAACGAAGGCTTAGGAATGATCGCATTTGCAGGTCATGGATCGGCAAATGTAATTGATCTTAATATTGGTTATTGTTCTCCTTTGGAAAACGGGTTTAATAATAAAGGACAATATCCTGTCATGTATTTCAATGGTTGCGGTGTAGGTAATGTGTTTTATAGATATGATCCACTGACAACCGATTGGCTTTTGACACCCGAAAAAGGAGCGATTGCTGTATTTTCTAACTCATTTTGGAGCTACCAATTTAGTACACAACTATTTTTAGATGCTTTTTATCAGAGATTATTTTCTGATAGTACTACTGCTAACTTAAGCTTAGGTGAGTTGCACAAAGAAGTGAACCAGTCGTTGAAGAACATTAAATTTAACCCCTATGTACTTTCCAATATCCATCAGTTGGTATTACAGGGTGACCCAGCCATAAAGTTTTTCCCCGTAGAAAAACCAGATTATCAAGTTGAGGAATCTTCAATTTTTATTTCGTCCTCAAACCTTAGCCAGCCTATTGCTCAGAATGATCAATTAAATATTGGTGTAGTTATCAAAAATACCGGTCGATTCGATAAATCACGAGTTTCAAAAGCTAATATTACTATAACTTCAAACAATCAAACAAACAATTTCGAGCAAGTCTTTAACGGTTTCGCAAGAAGAGATACTTTATCGCTTACTATACCCAATACCCCAATTGAAAAAATAGCTGTTGCTATTATCGGGGGAGACGAATATAGTGTCGATAATAATTTTGCTGAATTGGTAATATCCAATTGGGAAGAAGTGGGATCAAGAACTTCGTTTCCTGCGAATGTTGTACCAGACAATATTGGACCTGTGGTTTATTTCAAAGTTGATAATAAGCTAATTGAGAATGAGACTTATATAAATCCAAACGGGAGCCAAGAAATTACCCTTGTAGATGAGAACCCTATTTCTGCCAAAATTGATAAAATAAAAGTTGAGTTGATACAGCCAGGGATGACTTCATTTGAGGAAATTTCGCTTAAGAGTGTAGTATCAAAAACGCCGTATGAGCTATCTTTTACTCCCGATATTAATCTAGTAAAAGGAACGTACACAGTAAGAGTTACTGGTTTTGATGAAAATGGAAATAGCTCCAAGCAATTTGTAAGAACATTTTTAGTAAATGATCGCAGAATGGATAGTCAACTTAATATTTTCCCAAATCCAGGAAGCATTGTTAGCGTAGCAAGTTTAGAAACAATTGCCCCAGAAAGACCGCAGAATTCTAGTGTGAGTTTATATGACCTAAGAGGGCAAGTGATACAAGAGTTTATTTGGAATATAGGTGTAGGTAAAAATGAAAAAGAGATAAAACTAAGTTCAATTCCTCCTGGAATCTATTATCTAAAGGTTATTTTAGATTGGTCTGATGGCACTGAAGAGTTAGTCAAAAAGTTAATTGTGAACTAATTGATTTTTTTATCTATTAGCTTATAAACCTTCTTTGTTCCAGAGCTAATAATGCCTTTTCCTACACAACTTGAAGTTTCTTGACAATATGCCAAGTCAACTTCCTCAGCATGTGAAAGGCCAGTTCCAAGCTCGTATATATTAAACTTTCTTTTAAGGTCAATTGCGGAAGAATCATTTTGTGTTTCTACTATGACTTGATTTGACTGAGTTGCGAAATATTTAGCGGTCGTGAGAATTGTTTTAGTAATATCACCATTTTGCCAAGTGCTACCATTTTGAACTGGGAAAAAGAGTAAATCGTTGTCCGATTTTTCATCAATTATGGTAACTCGGTTAGCATTTACTTTTAATAGTATCGGGCTTAAGCTATTCCAGGTGCTACCTTCTTTCGGCTTTATGGTACGAACAAGTTTATAGATTTGATTTTCTTTATCAATCAATTGGCTGATTTGTTCGCGATAAAGGTAAGTTGTGATTTTGGGTTCTTGCGTTACACTATATTGTGTTTCGGTGTACTCATAGGTCCACTCATTATCAACATCGATAGGTAAAAAAGATCTATCATCAATAGTTGGTTGAGTTTCATTTTCGCATGAAGAAATAGTAATTATTGCTAAGATGCAAAAGCATCTAACCATAATCCGAGACTTATAACTCTGTAGCATGTTTTAGCTTCTCTAAGTTTTTTATGTGCAGGAATTTCCTTGTCAAAAATAGCATTTTCTGCGTTTCTATAGGCTTGTGAGTTGGCATAATTCCAAACTACATGTTCCGCCCTAAGTACATTACTTACACGAGGTATAAGTTTCATGACAAAGTTTACATAAAAGTCGGTGAAGTTACTTTTATCTGTTCGATTTAAAACGACATCAGGAACTGTGCCTTGCATCGCTTGTTTAAGAATACCTCGAGTTTTGCCTTTGTGAAAATTAAGTTCAGAAGGGATTTTAGCAACAGTTTCAAGAATTTCTTTGCTCAAAAACGGATATGAGGTCTCAATCTCATTTGCTTTAGAAATTGCATTAATGGCCTCCATTGCTTGAATAGAGAGTGTGCTGAGATTATTTGACAGTAAACGTGCAACTTTTTTGTGTCGAACCTCTGGGTAAAGTTTTTTTAATGTATTAGAATTATTTCGGGATGGTTTTAATGCCAGATCAGGGCTTTTGTTTGAGGCTTTTAGCTTTTGTAAAAACATCTCAAGCACTATAAAGAAATTCATTTCACCTCTTAAAACAGCTGGAAGAACATCCCGTAAGGATTTTCCATTTTTGTTTAAATAGTACCTAGTGATTCGCTCTTCGGTTTCTTTTTCACTTATATTCAAGTGAGAAAAGTACGAATACAAAGCAGTCTCAACTTCATCCCTTGTTTCGAGTTCTTCTATATAGTCCAAACCATTTTCTAAAATATTATCTCCTCCATGACCAGAAAGGACAACCGAGTTCCCGAGTTTATTTGCTTTGCGATAGATGGGTATAAAGATATTGGAGGGGATACTTAAGGTATCTGGACTGGCAGTAATCTTTATTAATTCTTTGGTGTTTTCAAGTTGATTTTTTGAAGCTCTTACGGAATGATGATTAGTTAGTTTTTCGTCGGCAACTACTTCCGCAATTTTCTTCTCATTGGCAGAATCTAAATTTGTGTCAAAGTAAAATGTGTCGAGCTTGTGGCTCGATAAATGTCGAAATACCGAAACAACGGAGGATGAATCTAAGCCACCACTGAGATTAGCACCTGTACTTTGTTGTGGACTTAGCCTGTTTTTGACTGCGTTTTCAAATGCATTACCAAAAAAGTTAATAGGGTTTGGGTAATGCTCGATAGGATAATCAGCTGGTTTATAGAAATACTGTTTCTTGACTCCATCTGGGAAAATGATACAGATTTCTCCAGGGAGAACCCTTTTTATATCTTCGAAAAAAGTATCCTCATCTATAATATCGTTGTCAGATTCTAGGTCAAGATATTCGGAGATTTTGGATTCATTGTATGCTGGTTGAGTTTCTAAAGCTTGGAGTATGTATCGGATTTCGGTACTGGCAATGAGTAAATAGTTTTTGTAATAATAGAACAAGCTCTTTGCTCCGAACACGTCACGAGATAAGTTGGTCTGCCTACCTGATCTATTCAAGGTTACTGTTGCAAACTCACCAGTGAATTGTTGCACATTGGTGGTGTGGTCAATTTCTGGACAGGCAAATATGTCAGCCAAAAACATAAATGATACGCCATTAATGATTTTGGCTTTTTTACCATACTGTAAAAAGCTCTCACCATTGCTGAGCATAGTAAAACCTTCTGGCCTTAAGATATTGGTGTAATAATCTGTTAGGTCGTAGAGTGGTTTTTCGAATTGTTGAATATGAACGAAGCTTCCCAGTGAGTTTTTGTTTTATGATATGTTAAACTTAGCGAATTAAAACAAGTTCAGAGTTTTTTAGAAGTGTAAAAAGTATAGTAATAGAAGATTAAGTTTTAAACTCTTTCAATTGATTATTTATACAATCCTTGTTCTCGAAATGTCTACGGGCCTATTGTAAATAAGAAATTTAATTTTGTACTTTATGAAGGTTAGGATTTATTGAGGCTTTTTGACCAGATAAATTCAATAGATTTAAGAAAATAAACCAAAATTATAGGTACAATTTTATTCTAAATTCTAAAAAAAATAAGTTCTATGAAAAAAACAATTTTTACTATTTGCATTCTGTTCATTGCCTTAATAGGGTATGGGCAGGATATATCAGGGAAAGTGACTGACCCAAATGGTCAATCTCTCCCAGGTGTAAGTGTGACAGTAAAGGGTACCACGCGTGGTGCCATAACCAATACTAGTGGAGATTATAGTGTTGAGGCGAAAAAAGGAGATGTACTGGTATTTTCATTTATCGGTATGATTGCCCAAAGTGTTAGTGTAGGTAATCAGAAAGTTGTAAATATTGTTCTACAAGAAGATTCTCAACAGCTTGGTGAGGTAGTAGTTACTGCATTAGGTATTTCGCGTGAGAAAAGATCCTTGGGATATTCAACTCAAGAAGTTAGTTCTAAAGAAATAAATGAAATCCCAGAAACGAACATTGTAAATGCCTTGCAAGGTAGAATTGCTGGAGCTCAAATTTCGCGTCAAGGTGGTGCACCGGGTCAAGGGTCACAAATCATTTTAAGGGGAATAAATTCGCTTAATCCTGGAGCAGATAATCAGCCATTGTTTATAGTTGATGGTGTTCCTATAAGCAATGATATTTTTACTGTTGGTGGTGGAGATGGGCGTGGAGCAACAAATCGTGCTGCAGATATTGACCTTAACGATGTAGAAAGTGTAAATGTCTTAAAAGGTGGTGCAGCAACTGCTTTGTATGGTGTACGAGCAGCAAATGGAGCAATCATTATTTCTACAAAAAAAGGGAAGAACGGAAAGACGGTTTTTAATATTACGTCTACTGTAGGAAGTGATGAGATAAATAAGATTCCTAATACACAAAGAGAATATACACAAGGCTATTCTAACGAATACGACAAAAATAGTTTTTGGCCAACATGGGGGCCTACTGTTGCAGAAGCACAGGCATTGGATTCAAATCACCCATCAGAGTTGTATAATAATTTTGAGCAAGGGTATCAACGGGGAAGTCAATTCAACCTACATTTAGATGCCTCAGGTGGAACGGAGAATACTTCTTTCTTTTCTTCTTTTTCAAAATTTGATCAAACAGGAATAGTTCCTTTTACTGATTATGGGAAAATGAGCGGAAAGGTTAACGGGACGATAAAGTTGAGTAATAAATTTACAATGCTTGCTTCTGCAAACTTTATAAACTCTGGCGGATTACGTACTGACGCTAGTGCCTTTAACACCCGCCTAGTATATTGGGCTCCTCAAAAAGATGTTTCGGACTTTGAATATTCTGAAGGCCCACTAAAGGGAACAATGAAACCATATCGTCCAGAAATTGCTACAGGAAATAACCCAATTTATGGTAACAAGACTAATACCTTTAAAGATAATGTAAACCGACTTATTGGAAATATTGGTTTTAACTTCCAACCGATATCAGGTATGGATATCAGCTACAGGTTTGGAATGGATTACTTTGCCGACAGTCGTAAAGCCAGTGCCCCTGGCCCGAGTGGAATAGAAGGAGAAGCGATTTTCGAAGATAATGGCTTAGGATTCATTACCGAAACAAGAATTGCCAGTCGTGATCTTACCAATAACCTAGTGGTTTCTTACGAAAGAGATTTAAACGAGGATTTTGACATGACCCTGAGGGCGGGTGTTGATGCCTTTGAAAGATCATATGATAGAGTCTCTACTACTGGAACACAGTTTGAAGTGTGGGATTTTATTCATTTGAGCAATGCAGCAAACATTACAACATCTCAATTTTTAAGTAAAAGGAGACTTGTTGGTTTATATGGAGAAGCAAGTTTTTCGTTTAGAGACATGCTTTATTTGACAGTTACAGATAGAAATGATTGGTCTTCTACACTTCCTCAAGGCAACAATTCGTTCAACTACCCATCGGTAAGTATGGGTTATATTTTTACCGACATGATTGCTGCCAAACCAAATTGGTTTGAATATGGTAAGTTGAGAGCTTCTTATGCACAGATTGGGAAGGATGCAATTGGAGCGTATTTAACTTCTGACGTTTATGGTGCAAATGCACCTGGGTTTCCTATTGGTGATGTAACTGGTTGGACTAGACCAAATAACAAGGCTGACCTTAATTTATTAAACGAACAAACCACCGAAATTGAGATAGGTACAGAATTAAGATTTCTTAAAAATAGGTTGACTTTAGATGCCTCTTGGTATAAGTCAAATGCAATGAACCAAATTCTTGGAGTACCCGTAGCAAATACATCAGGTTACAGTACTTTCACGACAAACAGTGGTGAAATTCAAAACTCGGGAATTGAATTGCTTTTGAATGCAGCAATCATTGAAAATAGTAACTTCAAATGGAATTTTACTGCCAATTTTACAAATAATAATAATAAGGTAATCTCCATAAAAGACGGAATAGACAATATTTATATTGGAGAAGATTATGGTTACAATGGCGGGTCGGCATTACAAATTCTTTACCCTGGGTATTCTTACGGAAACTTACTTGGGACAAGCTATAAACGCTATTATGAAAACCCTGCAGATGAAGATCCATTAGTGATAGACAAGTCTAGACCGATAGTTATTGGTAGTGATGGATTTCCAGTACGTGAGTTAGAGCCTAAGATTTTGGGAAATTCTATTGCCAAATGGTTCGCAAACTTTGGTAATCGCTTTACTTACAAAAACTTTGCTTTAGGATTTAATATTGATGTTCGTCAAGGGTTCCAAAAATTCAATTCTTTAGATAACTTCCTTGCAGCTTTTGGAATGTCGGATTATTCTACCAATAGAAACGAAACTATCGTTTTTGAAGGGGTCACTGCCAATGGCGAACCTAATACAAAAGAGGTTTATTTGGGACAAGGAAATGGGCCAGATGGTGTGAACTACGGTGCGGGTTTTTATCGTAATGTTTACAGAGGAGTTGCAGAAAACTTTGTTGAAGATGCTTCTTGGGTAAGACTACAAAACTTAAATGTGAGTTACAGTTTACCTCAATCTGTTTTGGAGAAATCACCTATTAAAAACGTATTACTTTCACTTACAGGTACTAACCTTTGGTTAAGTACGCCATACAGTGGATTTGATCCAGAGGTGTCGGTAAGTACAGGAAATGATCAAGGATTTGCAGGAAGAGGAGCATATCCAGGGTTGAAATCGTACGCAGCAACTTTACGTTTAACTTTTTAATTAGCTACAACAATGAGATATAAATTATTAATAACAATATTGTTTTTCGGGTTCATTGCTACTAGTTGTAATGATTACCTAGATGTTAATGTAAATCCTAATGGAGCTGTAAGGCCACCACTGAAAGGTTTACTCGCCAATGTTACTTACAATACTGGTGTGAATATGTATAACATGGGAGGTACTACTTCATTTTATACACAATACCTAGCCTCTCCCAATCCTGCTTCGCCAACCGATGTGTATGAAAGAGTAAGTACTAGTGGAACTTGGGGTAGTATATATGGAGTCATGTCGGATATTTATGACATGGAGAAGTTTGCAAAAGAGAACAATTCGTACCACTACATTGGTGTTGCGAAGGTTTTGATGGCTATTAATCTTGCTACTGCGGTGGATGCATATGGAGATGTGCCATTTAGTGAAGCATTGTCTTTTGAAACCATAGTACCAAAATTTGACAGTCAGCAAGAACTTTATACCAAAGTAAATCAGTTACTAGATGAAGCTATAGTGGAGCTGGGTAAAACAAACGACGGTGAAGCACTACCCAAAGCAAATGACTTTATTCATGGCGGAAGTGTTTCAAAGTGGATAAAAACTGCTTACACGCTTAAAGCTCGTTACCTGAATCACCTATCTGGCACTCCAAACTACAATGCAGATGCTGTGTTGGCAGCGGCTGCCAAAGGATACACTTCCAATGCTGACGACGCTCAAGTTACTCAGTTTCAGCAAAGAAATCCATGGGCACAAGTGGCCGTAAATAATGCAAATCTAGTTCTTGGTGGATGGCTATCGGAGCAATTTATTGATGCTTTGAATGGAACAACCTTTGGTACAGTAGATCCTAGATTAGCGAAAATTACAAGCCCCCTTCCAAATGGTAAATTCATAGGAACTGAAAATGGTAAAGGTAGAACTGGCGATGGTGCAGGAGCACAAACAGTCGTTTACCTTACCACAGATGGTTTTTATTCAAGTACTAATGCTCCCCTTATCATTGCATCTTTTTCAGAGTTAAAGATGATTGAAGCGGAAGCTAATTTTAGAGCTGGGAATACCAATAAAGCATATGATGCTTTATTGGCTGGGGTAACTGCTAATCATTCAAAACTTGGTGTTGCTCCAGAAGCTACTACAAGTTATTTAGCATCTGGAATTCTACCAGCAACTGCTGCTGATGTAAAGTTGAAAGATATATTTAATCAAAAATATATCACAATGTTCCTACATCCAGAGTCTTGGGTAGATGCTAGAAGGTTTAATTATTCGTATGACAAATTCACTTTGCCTGTTAACGCAGCATTGGGAACTGCCTTTGTACGTAGGTTAGATTATCCGGATACT
This portion of the Spirosomataceae bacterium TFI 002 genome encodes:
- a CDS encoding asparagine synthase (glutamine-hydrolyzing) produces the protein MLSNGESFLQYGKKAKIINGVSFMFLADIFACPEIDHTTNVQQFTGEFATVTLNRSGRQTNLSRDVFGAKSLFYYYKNYLLIASTEIRYILQALETQPAYNESKISEYLDLESDNDIIDEDTFFEDIKRVLPGEICIIFPDGVKKQYFYKPADYPIEHYPNPINFFGNAFENAVKNRLSPQQSTGANLSGGLDSSSVVSVFRHLSSHKLDTFYFDTNLDSANEKKIAEVVADEKLTNHHSVRASKNQLENTKELIKITASPDTLSIPSNIFIPIYRKANKLGNSVVLSGHGGDNILENGLDYIEELETRDEVETALYSYFSHLNISEKETEERITRYYLNKNGKSLRDVLPAVLRGEMNFFIVLEMFLQKLKASNKSPDLALKPSRNNSNTLKKLYPEVRHKKVARLLSNNLSTLSIQAMEAINAISKANEIETSYPFLSKEILETVAKIPSELNFHKGKTRGILKQAMQGTVPDVVLNRTDKSNFTDFYVNFVMKLIPRVSNVLRAEHVVWNYANSQAYRNAENAIFDKEIPAHKKLREAKTCYRVISLGLWLDAFAS
- a CDS encoding Por secretion system C-terminal sorting domain-containing protein; this translates as MRYTLAFLTLLYSLVGFGQANRWIDYTKGHLEISITQDGVYELNKDQLIKYGVLTEEINSKKPHLFHHGIEIPVSWNGNTLQFFAKNNKGQLDSLLYRPYTARPTRTHPLFQDAAIYYLSWNDEPIKAWTPKVNSAATVQGEASIINKKIVEYNDQYSFNNSIGLLPVLQQSYFEEGEGWTGKFWSLDTTATFSIELENFDKSAKEDIQIAFQLNGRSNRNHHVMYEINGVSQSDTLFFGPFSHFEKKVTLSPSSFTDNKLVVKFFALKVFELDWVSLSRIEIQYPGLDKDKDYEFFVLSNRSVVKTCESCILIEDVNSENAVEVGSQNGSYNLEKGKFYKYFKNVLAPESIKLMKFKELDRTANYFIVTHSSLLKSANEYAAYRSSESGGGYSVSVVTSEDLYKQFCYGERNPVAIKNYIQWACNGDFKGKQLLLLGRGVSFPDVLKQWRDRDLVPTVGYPGSDVLLSAGLDFDYDSDVQAISTGRLNVTKDIEVLNYLAKVKEIESAPIAADWKKNFAHLSGGKTVSEISVLSQTLKNISPYAIEGLLGADIETFVKKSTTEVEDIDIASQVNEGLGMIAFAGHGSANVIDLNIGYCSPLENGFNNKGQYPVMYFNGCGVGNVFYRYDPLTTDWLLTPEKGAIAVFSNSFWSYQFSTQLFLDAFYQRLFSDSTTANLSLGELHKEVNQSLKNIKFNPYVLSNIHQLVLQGDPAIKFFPVEKPDYQVEESSIFISSSNLSQPIAQNDQLNIGVVIKNTGRFDKSRVSKANITITSNNQTNNFEQVFNGFARRDTLSLTIPNTPIEKIAVAIIGGDEYSVDNNFAELVISNWEEVGSRTSFPANVVPDNIGPVVYFKVDNKLIENETYINPNGSQEITLVDENPISAKIDKIKVELIQPGMTSFEEISLKSVVSKTPYELSFTPDINLVKGTYTVRVTGFDENGNSSKQFVRTFLVNDRRMDSQLNIFPNPGSIVSVASLETIAPERPQNSSVSLYDLRGQVIQEFIWNIGVGKNEKEIKLSSIPPGIYYLKVILDWSDGTEELVKKLIVN
- a CDS encoding TonB-linked outer membrane protein, SusC/RagA family, with the translated sequence MKKTIFTICILFIALIGYGQDISGKVTDPNGQSLPGVSVTVKGTTRGAITNTSGDYSVEAKKGDVLVFSFIGMIAQSVSVGNQKVVNIVLQEDSQQLGEVVVTALGISREKRSLGYSTQEVSSKEINEIPETNIVNALQGRIAGAQISRQGGAPGQGSQIILRGINSLNPGADNQPLFIVDGVPISNDIFTVGGGDGRGATNRAADIDLNDVESVNVLKGGAATALYGVRAANGAIIISTKKGKNGKTVFNITSTVGSDEINKIPNTQREYTQGYSNEYDKNSFWPTWGPTVAEAQALDSNHPSELYNNFEQGYQRGSQFNLHLDASGGTENTSFFSSFSKFDQTGIVPFTDYGKMSGKVNGTIKLSNKFTMLASANFINSGGLRTDASAFNTRLVYWAPQKDVSDFEYSEGPLKGTMKPYRPEIATGNNPIYGNKTNTFKDNVNRLIGNIGFNFQPISGMDISYRFGMDYFADSRKASAPGPSGIEGEAIFEDNGLGFITETRIASRDLTNNLVVSYERDLNEDFDMTLRAGVDAFERSYDRVSTTGTQFEVWDFIHLSNAANITTSQFLSKRRLVGLYGEASFSFRDMLYLTVTDRNDWSSTLPQGNNSFNYPSVSMGYIFTDMIAAKPNWFEYGKLRASYAQIGKDAIGAYLTSDVYGANAPGFPIGDVTGWTRPNNKADLNLLNEQTTEIEIGTELRFLKNRLTLDASWYKSNAMNQILGVPVANTSGYSTFTTNSGEIQNSGIELLLNAAIIENSNFKWNFTANFTNNNNKVISIKDGIDNIYIGEDYGYNGGSALQILYPGYSYGNLLGTSYKRYYENPADEDPLVIDKSRPIVIGSDGFPVRELEPKILGNSIAKWFANFGNRFTYKNFALGFNIDVRQGFQKFNSLDNFLAAFGMSDYSTNRNETIVFEGVTANGEPNTKEVYLGQGNGPDGVNYGAGFYRNVYRGVAENFVEDASWVRLQNLNVSYSLPQSVLEKSPIKNVLLSLTGTNLWLSTPYSGFDPEVSVSTGNDQGFAGRGAYPGLKSYAATLRLTF
- a CDS encoding Starch-binding associating with outer membrane — translated: MRYKLLITILFFGFIATSCNDYLDVNVNPNGAVRPPLKGLLANVTYNTGVNMYNMGGTTSFYTQYLASPNPASPTDVYERVSTSGTWGSIYGVMSDIYDMEKFAKENNSYHYIGVAKVLMAINLATAVDAYGDVPFSEALSFETIVPKFDSQQELYTKVNQLLDEAIVELGKTNDGEALPKANDFIHGGSVSKWIKTAYTLKARYLNHLSGTPNYNADAVLAAAAKGYTSNADDAQVTQFQQRNPWAQVAVNNANLVLGGWLSEQFIDALNGTTFGTVDPRLAKITSPLPNGKFIGTENGKGRTGDGAGAQTVVYLTTDGFYSSTNAPLIIASFSELKMIEAEANFRAGNTNKAYDALLAGVTANHSKLGVAPEATTSYLASGILPATAADVKLKDIFNQKYITMFLHPESWVDARRFNYSYDKFTLPVNAALGTAFVRRLDYPDTEYQRNAANVPKVDLTTPIFWN